From the Finegoldia magna ATCC 29328 genome, the window TCCTCAAAAACTTCCCTTATAATTTCAATTTGAGGCGCGAAATCTCCGTGAGAAAGGTTTTCTGCCCATTCGACTAATTGTACCCCTCGTTTTTGAGGATCCTTCGCAACGTAATCGAATACCTTATCAAATCCATATCTTTTTCCAGCTTCTAGAATTTTCATATAACCACCTTTTCATATATTAAAATTTTTTAGAATCAGTTCAATAGATATATATCTTAACTTCATTGTATCTCAAACGTTAATCAAAGTCTTTGGACAAAAGGGTGTATTTGCCTAAAATTCTAACAAAAATGACAAAAAATCTAACAAATTAATTCATTTTACTCCTAGTTAATGAAGATTTAACGGTATCTTTTAATAAAAATCCTATCCTTTTTATTTTTTTCTCGATATCCTCATCCATTCCTGAAGTTAACCATCTGATAACCAAATCCGTAATTGCACTTTGGAAGAATTTAATAATAATCTCCTTGTCATCCTTCTTCGCGTGAATTTCCTTGTCCACATTTTCTATGTAAGTTCTCATAATTTGTCCCGATTTAGTGTACAAATAATCAGACAGTGTTTTTCTAGAAATAGAATTGTAAATGTGGTAAATCGCAGTTTTGTTATCAATAGCAAACTGCATTTCTTCGATAAAACTATCCTCCCAAGAAATATTATCCGATTCATTCAACACCCTTTTCAATCTGATTTCAAAAATCGTGTCTATGATTTCATTCAAATCTTTAAAGTGATAATAAATCGTGTTTCTGTTGATTCCACATTCTTCAGCTAGTTTTCCCACCGTAATTTTATTCAGAGGTATTCTGTTGAGAAGATTGATTAAATTTTCCATTATCATTTTCTTCGTATAATCCGCGTTCATAAAATCCCCCTTTTAACATAATCATATTCCAAATCGAAGAAAATTTCCACCAAAAAAACTAGCCGCAAATTTTGCAGCTAGTCAATCGTAATTATTTTAATAATTCTTCAGCCAATTGTAATGCCTTGCCAGCAAATGTTTTTGATGGGCCACCACCCATAGCAACGCATACGCCAATCATTTCTGAAATTTCTTCCATTGTGCATCCTGCATCAACACAGCCTGTAGTGTGATGAACAACGCATCCTTCACATTTCACAGTAATTGCGATTGCAAGAGCTATCAATTCTTTTTCTTTCAAAGATAATTTTCCGTCTTTAAAAACAGTACCACATAAATCCGAGAAATTTTTAGTCACATCTGGTAAATTTTCTCTAAATAATTTTGATTGTTCAGCCAATACTTCTTTACTATCCATAAATTACCTCCTATTTTTTAGACAAATTGAATTGTCCTTGTAATATAATCTTATCAAATACAACAAGAGAAATCTTAATTATAGAATATTTCAATAAATGAGGGTGTATTTATAGATGTTTTATATAAATTAAAAAAAACAATGTGATATAATATAACTATAAAATTTAGGAGGGTAATATGAAAAAGCTTTACAAATTATTAGTTTTAATGATGGTTATGGCGATAGGATTTACAGGATGCGCCAATAATTCTGACAAACCTAAATCCAATGAAAAAACTGAATCAAAAGAAGATTCAAAAGCAAAAGAAAATTACGAAATCAGCTTCAGTGGTTCATCTACTTTGGCACCTGTTATCAGCAAGATTTCAACAACTTTTATCGAAAAGAATGTAACTTGGGACAAGGTTGATTCTTCATTACCAGACAAGAACATTACAATTTATGTATCAGCTGGTGGATCTGGCGCAGGAGTCAAGGCTGTGTTGGACAACGTTGCAAACTTCGGAATGTTAGCGCGTGAAGTAAAAGATAAGGAAAAAGAAAAAGTTAAAGATTACAAGGAATACAACTTGGGTTTAGACGCATTGACACTTGCTGTTAATCCACAAAACAAAGTAATTGCGGCAAAAAAAGGTAACTTAACTAAAGAAGAAATCGTAAAGATTTTCTCCGGTGAATACAAAAAATGGAGCGATGTTGACCCATCACTTCCACAAGAAGATATCGTAGTTGTAACTCGTGATCTAAGCGGCGGTGCACACGAGGTATTCCAAAAGAAAGTAATGAAGGATGTAAAAGTTAGACAAGATGCAATCCAAGCACCAACAATGGGAGCTTTGGTTTCTAAGATTATCGAAAATCCAAATGCAATTGGATATGCATCATTCGGTATCGCAAATCAAAACAAAGGCAAATTAATTCCTTTGAAAGTTGACGGAGTAGAACCTACTGAAGAAAATATTTTGAACAAATCATATTACATTTCAAGACCTTTGATCATCATGAAAAGCGGCGATTTGACAAAAACAGAACAACTTTTCATCGATTATCTAAATTCAAAAGAAGGAAAGCAAACTATCAAAGATATGGGATTCATTCCTAATAAATAAATTCAAAAGCAAAGTGATATCACTTTGCTTTTTGTACATAATAGAAAAGTTGAGGGGTAGTTATGAGAACAAAAAACAACATATTTAAAACTTTGGTGTATATTTTTGCTTTCTTTTCCATAGCTTTATTGGCAATACTAATAGGATTTATGTTCAAAGAATCGCTTCCTTTTTTCAAACAGTACAGTGTGAATAAATTTTTGTTTGGAAAGACGTGGGATTCAATGGATGGAAGTTTCGGAGCGTTCAATATAATTCTCGCAAGTTTTTACATTGCATTGTTGGCTTGCGTATTTTCGTTTCCAATTAGCTATGGATTGTCACTTATGATTGTGTTTTACACGAATGAAAAAGTGAAAACTTTAGTGAGTTGGATAATCAGAATTCTTGCGGGAATTCCTTCGATTATTTACGGGTTTTTCGGGTTGTTTGTAATCGTGAAATTTTTCGAGAAAAATTTTAAAATGGCAGCAGGAGAATCGGTGTTTGCAGGAAGTGTCATATTATCCATAATGATTTTGCCGTATTTTGTGGAAGTGTTGACTGAAACTTTTGAAAAGATAAAACAAAAATACAAGAGACAATCGGACTGTTTTGGAATTAGCAAGGAATATTTCATCAGAAAAATCGTACTCAAACAAAGTCTACGAAGCGCATTCAGTGGGTTTGTTCTTGCATTTTCAAGAGCTATTGGAGAGACAATGGCAGTAATGATGGTGATAGGAAACGCACCGATATTGCCCAAATTTTTCTCCAAAGCAGAAACTATTGCATCACTAATTGCACTCGAAGTGGGGATGAGTGAAGCGGGAAGTTTGCACTATCACGCCCTTTATGCAAGTTCATTTGTGCTTTTGGTTTTCGTAATTATACTTGATGTAATACTTTTTGTGACTAAAAAAAGGACGGATAATTATGACGAAGTTTAAGGATTTTTTGATTAAATTATGGGTATACTTATCATTTGCAGTCGTGTTTTTCTTCGTGTTCAAGATTTTTTATTTTTTAATATCCAAAGGAATATCGTCTGTTAATCTAGAATTTCTTACACAAAATCCTCAAGGGCTTCCATTAGGAACTACGGGTGGAATCAAATCTAGCATAATTGGATCTTTTTGGTTGATGATAATTGCGATGGGAATTTCAACATTGTTGGGTGTTTTTTGTGCAATTTACAGAGTTTTTTATTGCAAATCAGAAATCTTGAAATCAGTAATTTCTCTAATAATTCAATGCATTGCATCCATTCCTTCAATAATAATAGGAATGTTTGTGTACGGATTTTTCATAGTAACACTTAACATATCCAAAAGTTTACTCACAGCAGCAATCGCACTTTCGTTGATTGTATTTCCATTTGTAGAAGTGAACATCGAAAAATCAATCGCAGAAATCAATAAAAACACAATAAAAGACAGCTTTTCACTTGGAATTGACAAGACGTACATGATAAGAAAACTCGTAATGCCAATGATTTCTAGAAATATAATCACGATTTCGCTGTTGGCAGGAAGCTATGCAATAGGAGCGACAGCACCACTTCTACTCACAGGAGCAGTATTCATGAATAATTCGATAAGTCTGTTCAAACCAGTTACAGCACTGCCTTTTCATTTGCATATGCTACTTAGCCAATCAATTGCAATCGAAAAAGCGTATGCGACGGCGTTGGTGCTTATTATGATATTGATAATTCTACACATATTGGCTTATGTGGTGCTAGTATTTTCGGGAGGTAAATTAGTTGAGCATATTACAAATAAATAACCTAGACATATCCTACAAAGAAAAAAATATATTGGAAAATGTGAATTTGACCGTTGAAAAAAACGAAATAATTAGCATAATGGGAAATTCTGGGTCGGGCAAATCTACACTCTTGTCTTGCTTGAATGGATTTTTATCAGAAAATGGCGGACAATATTCGGGAGAAATATTATTCGACGGCACAGACATCTCACAATACAAACTAATCGATTTGAGAAGACAAATCTCAATGCTATTTCAGGATTCTACAGTATTTGACATGTCAATTGAAAAAAATCTGACATATACATTGGAATATTTCTTAGGCAAAAATTACGACAAAAAAACAAAAATAGAGCAAATATTAAAAAGCGTAAACTTGTACGAAGAATTAAAAGACAATCTGAAAATGAATGCCAACAAACTTTCTGGAGGACAAAAACAAAGACTCTGCATAGCCAGAATGCTCACAACAAATCCCAAAATACTGATATTTGATGAACCTTGCTCATCTTTGGATTTGCAAAACACATTGGCAATAGAAAATCTGTTGAAAAACTTGTCACAAAACTACACCATCATAATTTCAACACACAACACAGACCAAGCACAAAGAATATCAGATAGGATTTTGTTTATTGAAGATAAAAAACTGGTTGAACAAGATGAAATATAATAAAAGATTTGAGGACGAGAAAAAACATGAAAATTATGGTAGTTGAAGATGATATTGATTTATCAGAATTAATTAGGATGTATTTGATTCCAGAAGGATGGGAGATAGAAACTTTTCATACTGGTAAAAAAGCAGTTGAAAGTTTTAATCGAAATCATTATGATTTAATACTTTTGGACTTATTGCTTCCAGATATAAATGGGTTTGAGATATGCAAACAAATACGAGAAAAATCCACAATTCCAATAATTATGCTCACTGCTCTGGAAGATTCTATTCATAAAGTACAAGGATTAAATATGGGTGCAGATGACTATATCATAAAACCTTTTGAGCCAACAGAATTAGTCGCCAGGATTAAGTCAA encodes:
- a CDS encoding carboxymuconolactone decarboxylase family protein, with the protein product MDSKEVLAEQSKLFRENLPDVTKNFSDLCGTVFKDGKLSLKEKELIALAIAITVKCEGCVVHHTTGCVDAGCTMEEISEMIGVCVAMGGGPSKTFAGKALQLAEELLK
- a CDS encoding phosphate ABC transporter ATP-binding protein, coding for MSILQINNLDISYKEKNILENVNLTVEKNEIISIMGNSGSGKSTLLSCLNGFLSENGGQYSGEILFDGTDISQYKLIDLRRQISMLFQDSTVFDMSIEKNLTYTLEYFLGKNYDKKTKIEQILKSVNLYEELKDNLKMNANKLSGGQKQRLCIARMLTTNPKILIFDEPCSSLDLQNTLAIENLLKNLSQNYTIIISTHNTDQAQRISDRILFIEDKKLVEQDEI
- a CDS encoding PstA family ABC transporter permease, giving the protein MTKFKDFLIKLWVYLSFAVVFFFVFKIFYFLISKGISSVNLEFLTQNPQGLPLGTTGGIKSSIIGSFWLMIIAMGISTLLGVFCAIYRVFYCKSEILKSVISLIIQCIASIPSIIIGMFVYGFFIVTLNISKSLLTAAIALSLIVFPFVEVNIEKSIAEINKNTIKDSFSLGIDKTYMIRKLVMPMISRNIITISLLAGSYAIGATAPLLLTGAVFMNNSISLFKPVTALPFHLHMLLSQSIAIEKAYATALVLIMILIILHILAYVVLVFSGGKLVEHITNK
- a CDS encoding phosphate ABC transporter substrate-binding protein, whose product is MKKLYKLLVLMMVMAIGFTGCANNSDKPKSNEKTESKEDSKAKENYEISFSGSSTLAPVISKISTTFIEKNVTWDKVDSSLPDKNITIYVSAGGSGAGVKAVLDNVANFGMLAREVKDKEKEKVKDYKEYNLGLDALTLAVNPQNKVIAAKKGNLTKEEIVKIFSGEYKKWSDVDPSLPQEDIVVVTRDLSGGAHEVFQKKVMKDVKVRQDAIQAPTMGALVSKIIENPNAIGYASFGIANQNKGKLIPLKVDGVEPTEENILNKSYYISRPLIIMKSGDLTKTEQLFIDYLNSKEGKQTIKDMGFIPNK
- a CDS encoding TetR/AcrR family transcriptional regulator, with the translated sequence MNADYTKKMIMENLINLLNRIPLNKITVGKLAEECGINRNTIYYHFKDLNEIIDTIFEIRLKRVLNESDNISWEDSFIEEMQFAIDNKTAIYHIYNSISRKTLSDYLYTKSGQIMRTYIENVDKEIHAKKDDKEIIIKFFQSAITDLVIRWLTSGMDEDIEKKIKRIGFLLKDTVKSSLTRSKMN
- the pstC gene encoding phosphate ABC transporter permease subunit PstC; the encoded protein is MRTKNNIFKTLVYIFAFFSIALLAILIGFMFKESLPFFKQYSVNKFLFGKTWDSMDGSFGAFNIILASFYIALLACVFSFPISYGLSLMIVFYTNEKVKTLVSWIIRILAGIPSIIYGFFGLFVIVKFFEKNFKMAAGESVFAGSVILSIMILPYFVEVLTETFEKIKQKYKRQSDCFGISKEYFIRKIVLKQSLRSAFSGFVLAFSRAIGETMAVMMVIGNAPILPKFFSKAETIASLIALEVGMSEAGSLHYHALYASSFVLLVFVIILDVILFVTKKRTDNYDEV